One segment of Oscillospiraceae bacterium MB08-C2-2 DNA contains the following:
- the cobT gene encoding nicotinate-nucleotide--dimethylbenzimidazole phosphoribosyltransferase: protein MEQNEKRLKSLFPQVKTVDVKAARAAQRRLDSLIKPTGSLGRLEEMAVQVCGITGELYPEIHRRSLLIMAADNGVVAQGVAGAPQSVTLSQTKNLALGVAGAAVLARQFSADLVVVDVGVDTDEVMQGVLDRKIRRSTGDISQEAAMTREQACAAILVGVETAHEAYEQGSRLLGAGEMGIGNTTTAAAVLCGLTGLAPRQTVGFGAGLTQEGYQNKISVVEKALAFHKAHSNDPLEVLSKLGGLDIAAMAGIYLGGAITGCPVVVDGFISAVAALVACRLEPAIRLFLLASHRSAEPGFRWVIEEMGLEPPLDLGMRLGEGSGCPLLFALLDGAFAAMREMASFQEAGMDEEYQKPLAFAAKE from the coding sequence ATGGAGCAAAACGAAAAAAGGTTAAAAAGCCTGTTTCCGCAGGTCAAAACAGTGGATGTCAAGGCGGCCCGGGCGGCACAGCGGCGGCTGGATAGCCTCATTAAGCCCACAGGCAGTCTGGGGCGCCTGGAAGAAATGGCCGTGCAGGTCTGCGGGATTACCGGCGAGCTTTATCCAGAGATCCACCGGCGCAGTCTGCTGATTATGGCGGCAGATAACGGTGTGGTGGCCCAAGGCGTGGCCGGTGCACCCCAATCGGTGACTCTTTCCCAAACGAAAAATTTGGCGCTGGGTGTTGCCGGGGCAGCTGTATTGGCACGTCAGTTTAGCGCTGATTTAGTTGTGGTGGATGTGGGTGTGGATACCGATGAGGTGATGCAGGGGGTGCTTGACCGGAAAATACGCCGCAGCACCGGGGATATTTCCCAAGAAGCGGCCATGACCCGGGAGCAGGCCTGTGCCGCTATATTGGTGGGCGTGGAAACAGCCCATGAGGCTTATGAGCAGGGTAGCCGCCTGCTGGGTGCAGGAGAAATGGGTATCGGCAACACCACCACAGCGGCGGCGGTGCTTTGCGGCCTGACCGGCCTTGCCCCCCGGCAGACCGTGGGCTTTGGCGCCGGGCTGACGCAGGAGGGCTACCAGAACAAAATCAGCGTGGTGGAAAAAGCACTTGCCTTTCATAAAGCGCATTCCAATGACCCGCTTGAGGTTCTTTCCAAGCTGGGTGGGCTGGATATTGCCGCTATGGCAGGGATTTATCTGGGTGGAGCTATCACAGGCTGCCCGGTGGTGGTGGATGGCTTTATCTCCGCAGTAGCGGCCTTGGTAGCCTGCCGCTTGGAACCGGCCATACGCCTCTTTCTGCTGGCCTCTCACCGTTCGGCGGAGCCTGGCTTCCGCTGGGTCATTGAAGAAATGGGTTTGGAGCCTCCCTTGGATTTGGGGATGCGCCTTGGTGAGGGGAGCGGCTGCCCACTGCTTTTTGCCTTGTTGGATGGGGCTTTTGCCGCCATGCGGGAAATGGCCAGCTTTCAGGAGGCCGGTATGGATGAGGAATACCAGAAGCCATTGGCTTTTGCTGCAAAGGAGTAG
- a CDS encoding cob(I)yrinic acid a,c-diamide adenosyltransferase, producing the protein MEKGYIQVYTGNGKGKTTALLGLALRACGAGLGVYLGQFLKEDSTSEIQALKAYLPQVTVEQYGPGYFIAGREPNEQEKAMGTAGLEKARVAMLSGKYSLILLDEINVALSKGLVELDAVLALMEQKPAGVELVLTGRGAMPEIIEAADLVTEMREIKHYYKDGVQARVGIER; encoded by the coding sequence ATGGAAAAGGGATATATACAAGTGTATACCGGGAATGGCAAGGGTAAAACCACTGCCTTGCTGGGTCTTGCCCTGCGGGCCTGCGGAGCGGGGCTGGGGGTATATCTGGGCCAGTTCCTCAAGGAAGACAGCACCAGTGAGATACAGGCTTTGAAGGCCTACCTGCCCCAGGTAACGGTGGAGCAGTATGGGCCGGGCTATTTTATAGCAGGCAGAGAGCCCAATGAGCAGGAAAAAGCCATGGGAACTGCCGGGCTGGAAAAGGCCCGGGTGGCCATGCTTTCAGGAAAATACAGCCTGATTTTGCTGGATGAAATCAACGTTGCCTTGAGCAAGGGCTTGGTGGAATTGGATGCTGTGCTGGCGCTGATGGAGCAGAAGCCTGCCGGTGTGGAGCTGGTGCTAACCGGCAGAGGAGCGATGCCGGAAATCATCGAGGCTGCTGATCTGGTTACCGAAATGCGGGAAATCAAGCATTACTATAAAGACGGCGTGCAGGCCCGGGTGGGGATTGAGCGATGA